In the genome of Lathyrus oleraceus cultivar Zhongwan6 chromosome 4, CAAS_Psat_ZW6_1.0, whole genome shotgun sequence, the window AATGTGGCCATTAAATTCAAGTATAAAGAAAATTTTCTAACTCAGAAAGAGAGGGGAAATACAGTTTCATATAGGAAAAATTAGCATACAGGACTTTAGATCAGCATTTTAGATTTTAGGACAAAGTAAATTACTGATTTAGAAAAAGATAAAGAACAATTAGAAATTATATACAGTTCACTATCTTACTGGTGTAATATTTGACAACATAAAAATTTCATTATAGAAAGACATCACACCCATTTTTTGGTTCTTGGGAGACATTTGAATGATGAATCAAGCAAGTATTACCTATAAGTCCATATTTTCGCAAGAAATTAGCTGTAGTTGCAGCATCCCAATCATACCTGAAGGAATACAAATTAGTAATGTGCATAATAGGCATTGTGAAATTGTTGATTGAATAGGTAGGACACATACTGGTGTTTTGTAGGCTCTTGTGGCTTTGGTTCAATTAAAAGTGTCCCTAAAAATATAGCAGAATAAAAATAAGAATCATtaattttattaagaaaaaaaTTATGGTGTAGTCCGCATAGAGATAAAATTATAGATGTGCTCTACTCCTCGTCTCCTATGTTTCATAATGTAGTGCTATACAATGATCCAGCTAGTTGGTATTCCAAGGAATGTTTACCATTGAATCCGATCTTCTTTTTGTGCGCAACAGCAGCTTCAAAAAATCTAGCCTGTAACCAGATAAATATGCAGAAACATTGTTTTAAGATACAGCATATTGCAGATTAGAAGGCAAAAACTACATAAATTTTTGGAGTAGGCAATGAATTACCAAAAGCTAGAGTGAACAAAAAATTTCTATTGAAGATATAGAGGCAGAACatttaataaaatcaaaattttcGCTAAGGCTTCTTACTGAGTTCTTAATTACATTTTTTTTAGCATTAGCATTGAGACCTGGTTATTCTTGTGGTTGTAGTGTGCAAATTGATACTATTattatttctttattttcaagGATATTTCTTTTACATTGTTTACCAACACAAAAGGCAAAAAGAGAGCACAATCAGATCACTACTTCAAGGATAGATAGATTCACACACCAAGTGATTAAGCTCCCGTTCCATATCTGTGTTCAAAAGAGATTGGTAGCCCTCGCGGCCGCCCCAAAACACATAATTTTCTCCTCCCAAATAATGTGTCACCTGCAATATATTTTTATCATCAGCAGAAATGAACAACGGTTTTGATAATACAATCAACCTTGTTACTATTATTGTACTATATCTATATGAATGTACCTCCATGGCTTTCTTCACTTGAGCAGCAGCATATGCATACACCTCTAACTCAGAGCTGTAAAGAATTTCACTTTGTGAGTCACAAGGACTGTATAGACAAGCTAGGAGATAATGGTATACAATATTACCTAGTAGCAGCACCATGCATATAGCGAGGATGCATGAACAACTGAGCTGTTCCCCACAAAACGCTCTTTTTACCCTATATATGAAAAGGCGAAAATAAAAAATTGTGTTATCAACATTTCAAACCACAATTCACTAAAAATATCTTAAATTTCTGGATTCTCTAAGCTTCTAAACATTTCATAATATTTATATGAAGTTAAGCATAATTACTGGAATTATGTATTGATTTGAAAATAAAAAAGATCTCTTTTCCTATTTTGAGGTGATTACCTGAAAACAGTTATTATATATTAAAAGATTCATTCATGTCAAATTACCTTAGTCTGAAGCTCTTGAGCAAGAGCCGCCACTTCATCCAGGTTTGCATTTGTTTCCTAAGACAAAGGCAACAAGTACAATCCAATAGCTCAGAAAGAGTATGCAACCATAGTAAATGTAGCAGCAATACATTATTCAAGAAAACACATTCCATCAACTATGTCTATGACCACAGTTCAATAATCCAGATATAAAAATGAGTAGGCCTTTGCACAGCTTTTCATAAAACTGAGAAATTTTAAAGATTGGCTCACCTCAAGAGTCGGCGCATCAGGTGCTATATCCCTATCGTGGAAGCACCAAAAATCAACACCGAGTTTGTTTATGAACTCAAAATTTGCTCTCACTGTGGCATTAAGAAAATTTTATCTAGTATCACATTATAATCTCCAAATATATGAAGTATATCAAATGTGAGAGTGAAGAATTAACATACTCCTTCTTTTAGCCATGCTTAATGAATTGGTACCATCTTCCCATGGCCAGTGTTTGGTAGGTGCACCGAATGGGTCACCACCTGTTCCACGGAATGTATGCCAAAATGCAACGCTAAATCTAAACCAATCCTACATTTACATAGAGTAAATTCAAATTAAAATCCAAGAGTAGTTCAAATAAAAAAGACCGGTTAGATCATAAATGAAAACCAACCTTCATCTTCTTCCCAAGAATTTCCTCTTCTGCATTATACCATTTGAACGAAAGTGGATTCTTACTCGAAGGCCCctgaaaattaaataaatgtaCTAATAAATAGATACACAACACATTACTATGATCAAATTACTAGATTAGACAGAACTCGTTAAACTTTAAGGGCATCTCTAAGATTTCTCAAGTAGAGCAAAATTGGGCATTATCATGCAAACACCAGAGCCCTCTCCCACTAATCATTAAAAAgaagtttgaattttcaaaattttgGAGAAGTTAGGAGGATATTAAACCCCCAAATAATCAAATAAACCTCTATTATTTAGGAGGATATTAAACCCCCAAATAATCGAATAAACCTCTATTATCCTCTTGTTTCCCTTCCTATATTTGCATCCCCTTAATTCCTTACATTTTCCTCATGTTTTAAATTGAGGCCCGCAATCGCAACTGCGGCCCGCAATATTGCTGATGCTTAGTCTCAGCAACAACCGCATCGGACCTCAATGATGCGGTAGTCTCCGCAATCAGACCGTAGGGTGATTTGGAATCACAAGCCCTTCCAAAACTCAATTAACTTCAAAAAAATCTTAAGATTAAGTATTTTTCAACTGTGTATTTCAAACTCTTCTCAATCAAAACTCACAGAGCAACAACTGCAGATCCCAACAACCGTACGGCAAGCCTCACTATCCCAAACACAGTCTTAAACTCATCTTCAGAAAAAAAGTATATCAATATAATCTTCACATTattaaaaaaaaaaggaaaaattgaaaataaaaaattaacCTCATATTTAATTTTGTAAATGCCAGGGAAAAACTCCCCTTCCCAATCATCTGGATCCCCGCATTTACCAACATTAGCGGCTGGACAAGTCTCGGGTACAGCAATCTGATATCCATCAACAAAAACAAATCTCAAAAATTGAATAATAACATACACAACAACACAGGAAAAAAAGTATCAGTACCACTGCATAACAGAAAACAGTGAAACTAAGAAGAAGCAGTGATATTTTCCCGAATTTCATCGTCATAGATTTACGAAACTCCTGCGATATAGCGAGTAACGAAATCGATCTAAATTAATACATTGACATTAGAAAAAAAAATTGGAATAAAAGAAGCGGTGAAGAGTTGAACCGGAAGCACCGATAGATATTGTAAAATGGCGATTTCTGAATTTCCTGACTGATCAGATAGGTCAGTTGTGCGTTTATTTATGCTGAAAATCACGTAAACTAAATTTAGAAATTGAGGAATTTGAGTCCTTGATTGCTACGATGTTGGATAAGAACGATATCAATTGTATAGTGGTATATCACGTGTCATAGTGTCACATATTGCATGaatttttttattctttcttttttaaatttaaataaaataaagttcatcatataaattttttatttttattttaattatctATAACATAATACAAAAATAATACAAATAGATGATATTAATGAATTGGTAGTTTAAaatttttataataattaatttCTTTATTTTGAAATAAAGAAAAATATTATTCTTGATTTTCTCAAAATAGGCtattcatttaaaaaaaataaaaataaatagactaCTCAATTTAAGATTTtatatatttaaatatttaaattaGAGAGTTTTTTAATGCATCCTATATGTTTTTAAGCCACTACTCAAAAATTTAAAAATACTCCGCGTTTTgggagatgcatctccagacgCACTTCAAAACACACTCAGTACGTACCATTCTAAGTGACGCTATAttatttggtttattttatttcggagatgcatctccgaaagtTTTCCGTAGTTACATAAGACAGACACATCCTTACCAGATCCAAAGATATGTAATTTTTCAAATTGAAATTAAGATTTATAAAATACAATTAAGATTACATAGATGAAtttaacataaaatgcaacaTTACACTTAATATTCAGATGGACGTTTCAACATCTTTAGAATATCTTTGACCAATCTTGAAATCGTCGCTTCTAACTCGAGCGAAAATTTTGTTTCGAAACAAAAATATGTATTACACATAGCCCTTACATCCGCTTGCGTCTTGAGCTCAAATTTTTGGAACTCAAACTTTCCTAAGTTGTCAATCGACGGTGAACGGTACTCGAGCTTCACAATCTTTTGATTGTCCATGTGAGTAGGAGATGGCGGATTTCGTCTTTGATGTCTTCAAGGGAGGTGAAATCGGTGAGCTTAAATGTGTACCCGGGTGTAGAGTTAGAGAACAATACATTTGCAACATATCAATCAATCTTTATTTGTGACATTTGAGACATTTTCAATTTATGTGAAATATAACATAAGAACACCTTAAGTTATAGAAGTCATAGATCAATATGGACCACTAAATAACTGACATTTTGATTTAGAAGATATATCTCTTGAACCACACCTTTTTATCTTgttctggagatgcatctccgaaacCTCTCTTACACTAGTTTCAAAACAGAACCTGATTACTTAATACAAAAGATCAATTGTTGTTATGGGGAATATCAAAAATGCATTAAGACACAATATGAACAATTGTTGAATATATACTTCATTTATATTGAGATACAATTACATACACATATTTGTCCAACTACGCAAGAAATTAAAAAGAATCGAAACATAGGTCGCCGGCTAAATCTATGGGTGGTACCCCATTGGACTTTTGTAcatttgattctctttcaatgtTGATCAATTTCTCAAACTCTTGCATTCTTTCTATAAAATTATTCAGCCAAGTCTCGGCTTTTGTTGTTGAATGAGTTATCCACTCTGGTGATGTAAGTGGTATATGGCATCCCTGTTTCAAGTAAAATTGAACAAAATGACTTGATTTTGAGAGTCACCCAATACACATAATACgatcatttggattttgaggtggggCGGTACGCAGTGGAAAAAAGGTTTCCGAAAAATCGTATCGTGTTAGATCAACACATACTCGATCATACACATATGTTATATGGTGCCCCATTTCAGGGAAACACATCTATTTTGTCTCCGGAGCCGGTCCGCTAGGGCAAGGAACAAGAGACTCATAAACTTTGTCGAAGTTTTCTTTCTTTCcgtacaaccgtgtgtatgattCTTTATGAGTCATCAACTCTTGGATAAGTTTCTGGAGGATAAATGTATGATTATCTTCTCCTTTACCGGGTAAGGCCGAAACTGCTCGATAACCGTAATTATCGTCTCCCTCAACATTGACGATCCGTTTGATG includes:
- the LOC127138522 gene encoding xylose isomerase, which gives rise to MTMKFGKISLLLLSFTVFCYAVIAVPETCPAANVGKCGDPDDWEGEFFPGIYKIKYEGPSSKNPLSFKWYNAEEEILGKKMKDWFRFSVAFWHTFRGTGGDPFGAPTKHWPWEDGTNSLSMAKRRMRANFEFINKLGVDFWCFHDRDIAPDAPTLEETNANLDEVAALAQELQTKGKKSVLWGTAQLFMHPRYMHGAATSSELEVYAYAAAQVKKAMEVTHYLGGENYVFWGGREGYQSLLNTDMERELNHLARFFEAAVAHKKKIGFNGTLLIEPKPQEPTKHQYDWDAATTANFLRKYGLIGEFKLNIECNHATLSGHSCHHELETARINGLLGNIDANTGDPQVGWDTDQFLVDIQEATMIMLSVIRNDGIAPGGFNFDAKLRRESTDVEDLFIAHIVGMDTMARGLRNAAKLVEDGSLAELVRKRYQSFDTEIGAQIEAGKADFEFLEKKTKEWGEPKVASAKQELAEMIFQSAM